In Aquiflexum balticum DSM 16537, a single genomic region encodes these proteins:
- a CDS encoding glycosyltransferase: MAIFYLLFGIVYTGLLVELLLLWHRKYTNPLKGFESPMVSLLVSFRNEKDILGYFFECIISLSYRNLEVLFINDHSNDGGNEVLQGLIDNHPSLPFPVYILENKGIGKKAAIDTGIASAQADLIFCTDADCRVPENWIENKLGHFENPKVKMVGGPVMTSGQKGFFQKFQQIDWASILLVTKAGFEINSPLMCSAANLAYRKSAFLAVEGYQGNDMILSGDDEFLLKKFVKKFGPESVVYQNHMEDLVYTQPQQNWRSLFDQRSRWASKWNTHGSFNHLLGSIIPVLFQFVFLSSFLLMVIGALDLWVFIFIWIAKVGSERIVLGKVLQQYGIKHHFFWFFLVSVFHPFYVIIIVFRILFFKNEWKGRRVFSNI, translated from the coding sequence ATGGCAATATTTTATCTTTTATTTGGGATAGTTTACACAGGGCTGCTTGTTGAACTTTTATTATTGTGGCACAGGAAATATACGAATCCCTTAAAAGGGTTTGAATCTCCAATGGTAAGCCTATTGGTTTCATTTAGAAATGAAAAGGATATTCTAGGGTACTTTTTTGAATGCATTATTTCACTTTCATATAGAAATCTTGAGGTACTTTTTATAAATGACCACAGTAATGATGGAGGTAATGAAGTACTTCAGGGTTTGATTGATAACCACCCTTCCTTACCCTTTCCAGTTTATATACTGGAGAATAAAGGGATCGGAAAAAAAGCTGCAATAGATACGGGAATCGCTTCAGCCCAAGCTGACTTGATTTTTTGTACGGACGCGGACTGTAGGGTTCCTGAAAATTGGATTGAAAATAAACTGGGTCATTTTGAAAACCCAAAGGTGAAAATGGTTGGTGGTCCGGTAATGACAAGTGGCCAAAAAGGCTTTTTCCAAAAATTTCAGCAAATTGATTGGGCCAGCATATTATTGGTGACCAAGGCAGGTTTTGAAATTAATTCTCCATTGATGTGCAGCGCTGCAAATTTGGCTTATCGGAAAAGTGCTTTTTTAGCGGTAGAGGGATATCAGGGCAATGATATGATCTTGTCAGGAGATGACGAATTCCTGCTGAAGAAGTTTGTGAAAAAGTTTGGCCCTGAGTCAGTTGTGTATCAAAATCACATGGAAGATTTGGTTTATACCCAACCTCAACAGAATTGGAGAAGCCTTTTTGACCAAAGAAGCAGATGGGCGTCAAAATGGAATACTCATGGTTCTTTCAATCATTTGTTGGGATCGATTATACCTGTTTTATTTCAGTTTGTATTTCTTTCGAGTTTTCTACTCATGGTTATTGGGGCTCTGGATTTATGGGTTTTCATTTTCATTTGGATTGCCAAAGTTGGATCTGAGAGAATTGTCTTGGGCAAAGTTCTCCAACAGTACGGAATCAAGCATCATTTTTTCTGGTTTTTCTTGGTTTCTGTTTTTCATCCTTTTTATGTAATTATTATTGTTTTCAGGATTTTATTTTTTAAAAACGAATGGAAAGGAAGAAGGGTGTTTTCAAACATCTGA
- the ruvC gene encoding crossover junction endodeoxyribonuclease RuvC yields the protein MGKEDKKEAKEKIILGIDPGTNVMGYGLILIEGQKYSLIQFGVIHLKKYSSHELKLKKIFERITGLIDEFHPDSVALEAPFYGENVQSMLKLGRAQGVAMAAALAREIPIAEYSPKKVKQSVTGNGNSSKLQVAEMIKTLLKIEEIPKLLDATDALAVALCHHFHDGRLQTRGRTAGWKSFLEENPGRVKGL from the coding sequence ATGGGTAAAGAAGATAAAAAAGAGGCAAAGGAAAAAATAATTCTTGGCATTGATCCGGGAACAAATGTCATGGGCTATGGCCTGATATTGATTGAAGGGCAAAAATACAGTTTGATTCAGTTTGGCGTAATCCACTTAAAAAAATACAGTTCCCATGAATTGAAGCTCAAAAAAATCTTCGAAAGGATTACAGGACTCATCGATGAATTCCATCCTGACTCTGTGGCTCTAGAGGCCCCTTTTTATGGGGAAAATGTGCAGTCCATGCTCAAATTGGGCCGGGCCCAAGGCGTAGCGATGGCCGCTGCGTTGGCAAGAGAAATCCCTATTGCTGAATATTCACCCAAAAAGGTAAAGCAGTCCGTAACGGGTAATGGTAATTCCTCAAAATTACAAGTAGCCGAAATGATAAAAACACTCCTCAAAATCGAGGAAATCCCAAAGCTTTTGGATGCTACGGATGCCTTGGCTGTAGCGTTATGCCATCATTTTCACGATGGACGCTTGCAGACAAGAGGAAGGACTGCGGGTTGGAAGTCGTTTTTGGAAGAAAACCCTGGAAGGGTCAAGGGACTTTAA